Proteins encoded together in one Microbacterium oxydans window:
- a CDS encoding metalloregulator ArsR/SmtB family transcription factor codes for MADSATDIFAALAHPTRRQILQDLKDGELAAGEIAARFSASGPTISRHLSVLRQAGLISERRDANRILYSLVGERLALSVGDFLSTVCPEQIVLREVRKRGRGATETVEA; via the coding sequence ATGGCAGACAGCGCGACCGACATCTTCGCGGCGCTGGCGCACCCCACCCGCCGCCAGATCCTGCAGGACCTGAAAGACGGTGAGCTCGCGGCCGGTGAGATCGCGGCGCGCTTCTCCGCGAGCGGCCCGACAATCTCCCGCCACCTGAGCGTGCTCCGCCAGGCGGGACTCATCAGCGAGCGCCGCGACGCCAACCGCATCCTCTACTCCCTCGTCGGCGAACGGCTCGCGCTCTCCGTCGGCGACTTCCTCTCCACCGTCTGCCCCGAGCAGATCGTGCTCCGCGAGGTCCGCAAGCGCGGGCGCGGCGCCACGGAGACCGTCGAGGCCTGA
- a CDS encoding NAD(P)H-binding protein has product MKVAITGGTGFVGRNLAERLEDAVVISRRSGVEITDVDALAAAFEGCDAVAHCAGINREIGEQTFRRVHVDGTRAVVEAARRAGVQRIVLVSFLRARPDCGSGYHESKWEAEEIVRASGIPHTILKSGMIYGPGDHMVDHVTKAVRTLPFFWTVGYRERTARPVPVEDAVDVLVAALEGRIPDPTIAVLGADEVTLGEAIRRISRVAGRRPAFLPVPTWMVRVLAQVTEWTMVVPLVAKAQARMLAEGVSEAAPYAPEAPADIRPSRSFDDARIRAALPTGRFTLEDLRITRRVRRMRSA; this is encoded by the coding sequence ATGAAGGTTGCGATCACAGGCGGTACCGGCTTCGTCGGCAGGAACCTCGCCGAGCGGCTCGAGGACGCGGTCGTGATCTCTCGCCGCAGCGGTGTCGAGATCACGGATGTCGACGCCCTCGCCGCGGCGTTCGAGGGCTGCGACGCCGTCGCGCACTGCGCCGGCATCAACCGCGAGATCGGCGAGCAGACCTTCCGGCGTGTGCACGTCGACGGGACGCGGGCCGTCGTGGAGGCCGCCCGCCGCGCGGGTGTGCAGCGCATCGTCCTGGTCAGCTTCCTCCGGGCACGGCCCGATTGCGGCTCCGGCTATCACGAGTCGAAGTGGGAGGCGGAGGAGATCGTCCGCGCGTCCGGCATCCCCCACACGATCCTGAAGTCGGGAATGATCTACGGCCCCGGCGACCACATGGTCGATCACGTGACGAAGGCCGTGCGCACCCTCCCGTTCTTCTGGACGGTCGGCTATCGCGAGCGCACCGCGCGGCCGGTGCCGGTCGAGGACGCGGTCGACGTGCTCGTCGCCGCGCTCGAGGGCCGCATCCCGGATCCGACGATCGCCGTCCTGGGTGCGGACGAGGTCACGCTCGGCGAGGCCATCCGCCGCATCTCCCGCGTGGCCGGACGCCGCCCCGCCTTCCTCCCGGTGCCGACGTGGATGGTGCGAGTGCTCGCCCAGGTGACGGAATGGACGATGGTCGTCCCGCTCGTCGCGAAGGCTCAGGCGCGGATGCTCGCCGAAGGCGTGAGCGAGGCGGCGCCGTACGCACCCGAGGCTCCCGCCGACATCCGCCCCTCGCGGTCGTTCGACGACGCGCGCATCCGCGCCGCGCTGCCGACCGGCCGCTTCACGCTCGAGGACCTGCGGATCACCCGTCGCGTGCGGCGGATGCGGAGCGCCTGA
- a CDS encoding protoporphyrinogen/coproporphyrinogen oxidase gives MTPESSSAEPSDLAARAAEKHVLVVGGGIGGLVAARECAKVGMRVTLLEADDDLGGAIRRVELDGVTVDAGAESYATRGGHVRALVKDLGLSDRIVAPRPGGAWLAGIAGVGAAPLPVGGILGIPANPFQDDVRRIIGWSGVWRAYLDRVRPPLTIGHQLSLGKLVASRMGAKVRDRLVAPVTTGVYSASPDDVDIDVAAPGLNAALTRVGSLSGAVQTLRDDAAARSSAAPTAAKAPGAAVEGLSGGMSTLVDALAEDLEQLGAEVRTGVRVRGIRRAGASWTIETAVAPAGLSPEDDPDAIVAELRAAEVEAGADPVIEEISADAVIVATPEAAARELLAVAVPALKRTDAASSPEIEIVTLLLEAPELDAAPRGTGVLTVPGSHTAKALTHSTAKWGWVRDAAGTRQIVRVSFGAQGEPAATSGLDDEAAAALARTEAAAMLGVALAPDAVIAAHRGRFVQSQPASIIGSGERRAAARAAVQAVPGIAAVGAWLAGTGLAQVVPDAREEADRLRRALLWD, from the coding sequence ATGACCCCTGAGTCCTCTTCCGCCGAGCCCTCCGACCTCGCCGCCCGCGCGGCGGAAAAGCACGTCCTCGTGGTGGGCGGCGGAATCGGCGGACTCGTCGCTGCGCGCGAGTGCGCGAAGGTCGGCATGCGGGTCACGCTGCTCGAAGCGGACGACGACCTCGGCGGCGCGATCCGCCGGGTCGAGCTCGATGGCGTGACGGTGGATGCCGGTGCCGAGAGCTATGCCACGCGGGGCGGCCATGTGCGCGCACTCGTGAAGGATCTCGGGCTGTCCGACCGGATCGTCGCCCCGCGTCCGGGTGGCGCGTGGCTCGCCGGCATCGCCGGCGTGGGGGCGGCGCCGCTGCCGGTCGGCGGCATCCTCGGCATCCCCGCCAACCCCTTCCAGGATGACGTCCGTCGCATCATCGGATGGTCCGGCGTCTGGCGTGCCTACCTCGACCGGGTGCGTCCCCCGCTGACGATCGGCCACCAGCTCAGCCTCGGCAAGCTGGTCGCCTCGCGCATGGGGGCGAAGGTGCGCGACCGCCTCGTCGCGCCGGTCACCACCGGCGTCTACTCGGCGTCGCCCGACGACGTCGACATCGATGTCGCCGCCCCCGGTCTCAATGCCGCCCTCACCCGGGTCGGCTCCCTCTCCGGCGCGGTGCAGACCCTGCGCGACGATGCGGCGGCTCGGTCCTCCGCCGCGCCGACCGCGGCGAAGGCGCCGGGCGCCGCCGTCGAGGGGCTGTCCGGTGGGATGAGCACCCTCGTCGATGCACTCGCCGAAGACCTGGAGCAGCTCGGTGCGGAGGTGCGGACGGGCGTGCGCGTGCGCGGCATCCGCAGGGCCGGGGCATCCTGGACGATCGAGACCGCCGTCGCCCCCGCAGGTCTCTCTCCGGAGGACGACCCCGACGCGATCGTCGCCGAGCTGCGCGCCGCTGAGGTGGAGGCCGGCGCCGATCCGGTGATCGAGGAGATCTCCGCCGACGCCGTGATCGTGGCGACGCCCGAGGCCGCAGCGCGGGAACTCCTCGCGGTCGCGGTCCCGGCGCTGAAGCGGACCGACGCCGCCTCGTCGCCCGAGATCGAGATCGTCACGCTTCTGCTCGAGGCGCCCGAGCTGGATGCCGCACCGCGCGGCACCGGCGTGCTCACGGTGCCCGGCAGCCACACCGCGAAGGCGCTCACGCACTCGACGGCGAAGTGGGGCTGGGTGCGCGATGCCGCGGGGACCCGGCAGATCGTGCGGGTGTCGTTCGGTGCGCAGGGCGAGCCCGCGGCCACTTCCGGTCTGGACGACGAGGCCGCCGCCGCGCTCGCGCGGACCGAGGCCGCCGCCATGCTCGGCGTCGCCCTCGCTCCCGACGCGGTGATCGCCGCCCATCGCGGCCGGTTCGTGCAGTCGCAGCCCGCGTCGATCATCGGATCCGGTGAGCGCCGCGCCGCCGCTCGCGCAGCGGTGCAGGCGGTGCCGGGTATCGCCGCTGTGGGCGCCTGGCTCGCCGGAACCGGCCTCGCACAGGTCGTCCCGGACGCGCGTGAAGAGGCCGACCGCCTGCGGCGCGCCCTGTTGTGGGACTGA